One Dioscorea cayenensis subsp. rotundata cultivar TDr96_F1 chromosome 17, TDr96_F1_v2_PseudoChromosome.rev07_lg8_w22 25.fasta, whole genome shotgun sequence DNA window includes the following coding sequences:
- the LOC120280053 gene encoding uncharacterized protein LOC120280053, whose amino-acid sequence MKCVDDAIEKLMDNANYLESHSNQVMPPMLLEKDHDHHQATSSKFLTPLKVRSKGRPPSKRKKSKVEEMIIRNKKKKTQATGNVQMQNDTQIEIHTQESVVTSNFFPNVMNVDVYGFNWQNAGNYSSSQGQPSNYSTPIDSAEMLANEIRTSTSIGHESNSISWANIHFNSGK is encoded by the exons ATGAAGTGTGTGGATGATGCAATAGAGAAGCTCATGGATAATGCAAATTATTTGGAGAGTCACTCTAACCAAGTTATGCCACCAATGTTGTTGGAAAAGGATCATGATCACCACCAAGCAACATCTTCAAAGTTCCTAACTCCTTTAAAAGTGCGTAGTAAAGGCCGGCCACCATCgaagaggaagaagtcaaaagttgaagagatgatcattagaaataaaaaaaag aaaactCAAGCAACGGGAAATGTACAAATGCAAAATGAtacacaaattgaaattcacactcaagaaagtgtg GTGACTTCCAATTTTTTCCCAAATGTGATGAATGTGGATGTCTATGGCTTCAATTGGCAAAATGCAGGAAATTATAGTTCATCACAG GGTCAACCATCAAACTATTCGACACCTATTGATAGTGCAGAGATGCTTGCAAATGAAATTAGAACATCTACTTCAATAGGTCATGAATCAAATTCAATTTCTTGGGCCAATATCCATTTTAATTCAG GGAAATAA